From Balneolales bacterium ANBcel1:
CGCTAATCTGCTGGGGGAGGAAGTGGCTGTAATCGGCACCTCGATGGGAGGCATGATCGCGCTGCACCTGGCGTCCCGCCACCCCGAATCGGCAGACGCGCTGGTATTGCTCTCCCCGCTCATTGAATTCGCGGGATGGTCCTCCTTCCTTTTCGACAAACCCTGGGGACAGCGCATCATGAAGTTGATTCTTGGCGGTTCTTATATCGAGTCGGTTCCCGAAAGTGACGAACATGAAATGTACTGGTACACTCGCTATCGGAAAGAGGCCCTGATGGCACTTAAGACCATGCGCAATTCGCTACTGACGGAAGATGTTTATGGGCACATCACTCAGCCGGTATTTGCAGGCTACTACTACCGGGATGAGGACCATCAAGATGATGTGGTATCGGTGAGCGCAATCCGGGGTATCGAGGAAAAGCTTGGAACCCCGCCTGAACACCGCCGTTTTGTCGCGTTTCCGGATGCGGATTCCCATGTACTCAGCTCCAAATACCGCACCGATTCCTATGGCGCGGTAACCGATTCCGTTGTTGGTTTTTTAAAACAATACATCGGGCACCGGGCGGATGACCAAATGCCGTAGTTATTGGAATGGTGCTTTCTGGCGGCAAAAAAAAGGCCGCTCATGGAAAGAGCGGCCCTGGAAAACAGGACACGAAGTTCCGGTTCTGCTATTTTAAACTCAACACTGTTTTGGAGGCACCTCAGGATGCCGGCTCCTCCGATTCATCCAGAGAGGCCACTATCAGTGCACCGCCTGCAAGGGCGATGTCCTTAAGCAGATTGGGTGCCGCGCCCATATCGTTGATCGTCGCCGGCAGATGGATGGTGAGCACAAAGATGATCAGCATCAATGCCAGGAGCTGCATTGCTAGCTTCACTTTTTTGTCAATGATTACGCTAATGGATGCCGCAAGCAGTGCAAGGCCCGTCAGATATACCCAGAAAATTCCTCCCGGGATGAATGCCGGAACCATCCCCGCCATACCCTGACCCTGCAAGAAATGAAAGATTCCAAAAACGAAAAACGGTAGTGCAAACAGGTACTTCCCCACTTTAACAAGCATTTCCTTATCCATAACAACCTCCTGTTGGAGTTACTAGTTTATGATTAATAATGCTTTTATGATGCTCCACCTATCTGAATTACTAAAAAAAACAGATCGAAGCAAGCAGATTCGGCAAAGACTCGGCGGGACAGTTCCTAATTCTTGAACGCGGTCGAAAACAGAAGAAGGGCGGAAGCCAGAGCGGTGTCCTTCAGCAGGCCGGGAGCGAGGGACATCTTGCCAATGGCATCCGGCAGATGAACAACAGCAACAAGAAGTACCAGCATGACGGCGATCAGGTGACAGGCCAGTTTCGCTTTCGCGTTGATCAAAATGGCAACGGAAGCTATAACCATGGCCAAACCGATACCGTACATCCAGAAAATACTTCCCGGAATAAACGCGGGCATCATCTCCGACAGGCGGGTTGCATCAGCAAAATGAAATATGCCGATGGACAGTACAAGCAACGCAAATAGCCAGATGCCTGTTTTTTGAATAGTATTATTTTCCATTACGGTTGTGGTAACATTTGCTGTGTAACGTTACATAATTTTTGCCTGAATGAAATATACCGGTTTCCCGGAAGGGGGGTAATTAGATCTTGTTAACTAATTAAGTCTCTTTAATATAAACATGGCGATGGGGAATGGGGAGGGAAACCCGGTCATGGTTGGCCGGCCTGCCTTTGGGGATGAGAATCCTCAGAGCGAGCAAGAAAGCTTGGTCGTGTGCCGCACACTCTGAATATCCGGGTTTGATGAACTGAAGGGGTACCTGTTTTATCCTGTTAATTCATTTGCCAAATGCTTTTATAATCACTCCGCAATTGTTTTTTGCCCGGTCAAGCGCTAATTTTGGGCTTTCGCATTTCCCGGCGGGATCACTTGCAAGACCCCATAGTTCAACCGGATAGAACGATAGCCTCCTAAGCTTTAGATCCAGGTTCGAGTCCTGGTGGGGTCACACCGCCTTTTAAACCGGCTAATCCTTGATACACCGCACGGGATTGCCGCCTGCCCGGCTTCCCTCGTCAAAAAGACTGGCATTGTGTTCGTTGAACCTCAGCTGGGTTGCACTCGTACCGGATACGGTACTAGCCCAATAACCGGCGAAGGTACCGACACTGGAGAGCATGCCGTGTCCACCGCCGCGAAATCCCGGCATCGGCAGCTTGAGTGGCGAATTCATTGCTCCCTCATCGTCTTCGCTGCTCCAGCTTTCGAGTTCGGCTTCCCACTCTTCTCTGGTCGGTATCCGGAAACCGGGCGGACACGGGTTGCCCGTGCCATCCAAACCTTGCCAGAGATTATCATTCGGGGGCGAGCGCCAGTCCCAGTTGGCTCCGGCATCACTCAAAATGAAACTGTCGTGACCCGGATCGTCGTAATCGCTTAATCTTCTGACCGAGGACGACGTCCGCTTTTCGTGTCCGTCCGCCGCACGTCCCCACTGGTAGAGGTTACCATACGCCAGCGAATCTGTGCTCGATGTCGCCGCACGGCTCGCACCCAGGTTGCGGTCCATCCACACCTGGCCTGTAGCCGGACTGGTAATTTCGACCACCTCGGTTTCGGTGTCTCTCGGCCAGTCAACATAGGCATCTTCCCCAAAGTTGGCGGTTATACTAATATCATACCCGGGCATGTTCACCGTGGTACTTGCCGAACCGGGGTTGTCCACATAGGCGATGTCACCCGTCCAGTTCAGGAAGGTGTAGCCATCTCTGTCGATAGCGTCAATATCCACAACCGTTCCTTCGGTATAATCACCGGCACCAACCACCATGCCGCCGCCGTCCGGCGAAATGTAGAGATAGAGCGCGTTTTCATCCGGATTAACAACTTCGGAATCTTTGATGCACCGTACCGAAATTCCGCCTCCCCGGTTAAAATCACTCATATAGGCGCGTACATCGTTGAATTCCTGCCGGCGTGAAAAGATCCCGACTACGGAGCTTGACCAGTAGTTACCCCACGCACCCATGAAACCGCGGCCATTTGCCTGAGGCAGCTTAAGCGGAGACTCAAAGGCACCGTCCGCATTATGAGTGCTCCAGCTTTGCCGCTCTTCATCCCACTCCTCCTCTGTCGGAATCCTGTATCCCGGCGGACATGGGTTGTTGGTTCCGTTCACGCCCTGCCAAAGAAAATCATTCTGCGGAACCCGCCAATCCCAGGGGCTGTCCATGATATCAATAAAATCGCCATGGCCGGGCTGGTCGGAACTGCTCAGCTCATCCACAGAATACGAATCGCGCTTCTGGTGTCCGTCCGCCGCACGCCCCCACTGGTAGAAATCTCCGAACGCCTCCTCATCGGAACTTGATGTCGCCGCACGGCTCGCACCCAGGTTGCGGTCCATCCACACACGACCCGTAACGGGATTGGTCACGGGCATCACTTTCGTGACGGCATCCCTGGGCCAGAGGCCGTTATCCTCCCTGGCGACAATAATAACGGATCCCAAATCCACATCCTCGAAGGCGGTGACGGCAAACGCCATTCCCTGGAATCGGTCGGTCTGCTCCACCACAATCCGGTACTGAATATCCATTTCCACCTGGTTCATGTCACCGGAAATTCGGGATGAGAGACGGCCACCCTGCCGGACGCGGATCTCGGGGGTACCGCCTCCAACACCTGCGCTGATAAACGTCATTTTCTGTGTCACCGAATACCCGTTCCCGCGCACCCGCAGGATATACTGCCCCTGCGCGAGACCACCGCCCAGATTGATCTGTATCTCGTGGTTGCCGGCACTCACATCGGCACGGCTGCGCAAAACCTGCTGCCCGAGGATATTATACAGGGCAATTTCTGCCTGCGTGTTTTCAGGGGCATGGAATGGAACCGTAGTACGGGGATTAAACGGATTGGGGTATGATGCCCCCAGCGCAAACTCCGAAGGCATCTCCGAACCGTCTGCGGAACCGGAAGAAGTGGAAACCGGTTGGTAAACCAGCGTAAAACGCCCCTGGCTGTCGGTTTCATCCGAAGCGATATGCTCATTATTTTCATTGAACAGCATGACCGGCACACCGGAAACAGGGACCTGATCCTGATCCGCCAAAACACCGGTAACCTCGTACCGTTCTGAAGTGCTTCGGAACAAAAAGGCCAGAAGAATCAAAATAACCGTCTGTATCGAAACCGTCGGAAATACGTATCTCATAGCTCTCCCCCCACATTTGTAAATATTACCTGCTGCAGAATAATAAATCCCTGAAATAATTTCTTGAAAATCAACCTGGCAGACGTGTAAGGTATGTAATAACAATCAGTTACCATCGAGCCCTTCTTTGTACCTGTAAACCCGGATTTACAGCGGAAATAGCGGGTTAATCAGCCTGGATGCATGATATGCAAGGGCGCGGCAATCCTGCAAAAGCGGCATGAAACCTATAATGCTCCACTCCAAAAAGGAAATCAATACTATAACAGCGGTTTAATCACATTGGAGAGCATGAACCGGAAGGCTTTGCTCCGGTACGATACGTCGTTGAATCCCAGTACGACGAAGGCCCCGGTGGCGGGATGATGCATAAGATAGGAACCGGTTACCCCGACACATCCCCAGCAGCTGTAGGCTTCCGGCATCAATAAGGGGATGCTCGTAAAGGTCCAGATCGAATAGCCGTACCGGATATTGAACTGCGGAAAACCCATGGGGAGATTATCGCTGCGCATACGGTCCAGGGTCTCTTTCCTGACCAGCCGGCTACCGATAAGTGCCCGGATGAAGGCCAGGTACTCTTCCGAAGTGGCCACCACACCACCGCCGGCGTAGTCGATCTGATAAAACCCTTCAAGGGTGGATGGATCCAGTCCGTTTACATAGTATCGCGCCCTCGGGTAAGCGGAGGGTTCCGCCGGTTCGGAGTACCCTTGCATGTACGCATGTTTCATCTGAAGCGGATCGAAAATATAACGGTGCAGCGCCTCGTGAAATGGCCTCCCGGTAACCTGTTCGACAATCAGGCCCAGCAGATAATAGTTGGTATCGGTATAAACATGTTTGGTACCGGGCCGGGCTTTGGGGCGCAAATGCTCTTTCCCCCAGAGGATGGCTTCCCTCGGCGACAGGCGGCGCGGTTCCTGCATGATCTGCTTGAGCAGCGGCCAGAACACATCTGCCAGGCCGGATGATTGCTGCAGCAGGTGCCGGATGGTAATCGCGTCAGAATAATCCTTTCCGCGATAGATGTGCAACCCGTCCATCAACTCGTTATTCAAATGACGCGCAATGGGATCGTCGAACGAGAGCACACCCTGTTCGTGAAGGATGGCCACAACCGTAGCCGTGAACAGTTTTCCGGCACTCGCCATGTAGTGAGGTTGATCCGGATGCGCCTCCACCCCGTCAGTGTGCCCCTCGGCGAGATTCATATGAATCCCGTGCCTGTCGGAATGCACCAGTAAATAGGCGTTTTTTACCTTTTTGTCGGCTTTCACCTGTTTGCGGAACCGCTCCTCGATCCGCGACTGTATCATCCCGGTCTCCATAATCTCCCGTTGCTGTTGTGCCTGTTACTCCGGATCTCCAGTTTATTATTTCCCAATAACTTCGTTGCTCCACCGGATGATTGATTTTCCGACTTCCGGGTTGTATTCATCAAAAAGCTGCAGCACATGGCCGCCCACCAGTTTGTCATAGGCTTCCTGCATGGTACCCGATTTTGCAAAATAGTGATCCGTGAGCGGATAAACCATAAGCGTGGCGTTGCCGGGGTGAAAATAATTGACGGTTCGGACTATCTGTTCGTGCGCCGAAAGTGAATAGGCCTGGAAGTCGGATTCTCCGAACTGAACCAGTACCTGCGCGGTGGTATTCCTCCAGTTTTCCAGATGCGGCTCGTCTTGTATCTGGCGCCAGTATTCGGCATTCCGGCCGTATATGCGTCCACCGCCGTCGTACCCCATGGTTGACTGCAACAGGCTGTCCAGGCGGGGATCCGCTGCCAGCTCTTCCAATGCCTCTCCCTTGATGAAGAACCGGTAGTTCAGCTCATAGCGATCGACAACAGACTGCTCGTGCGTGATGGGATCCATTCCGGCCAACTGATTCTGGACCCTGGCCAGGCCGGTCATGTATTCGAACCAGGACAGTGCCGATGTCCCGTAAACGATCACGCCGGCCACATCGTAACGCGCACTCAGTGCCGGGGCAATCACACCGCCCATTGAGTGTCCGTAGATGATGATACGTGACGGGTCCACATAAGGCAGGGTTTTTAGTTTTTTCAATCCCTGCTCAAAGTTCTCAACTTCATCCAGCAGGTCGGTCGACTCGCATTCCGGAGTGTTCCAACTGTCGCCCAGCCCGCTCTTTTCGATGCGAAGTGTCACATAACCGGCCTCGACATAGGCGTCCAGAATGCGTTTATAGGGGTGATTGTCCTGCCAGTACTCGATGGATGTGCAGGTATATCCCGGAATAAAAAGCATGGCCGGCATCGGTGTTTCGCCGGGGGGCTTGTTGATAATCACCCGCAGCAGTCCGTCCCGAAACGGAGCCGAGGTATAGATTACTTCCGAACCGGGGTGGGTCTCGTAGCCGCGCGACGCGAACGCATCTTCGAGTACAAGCTCTTCGCCATCTCTGACTATAACCGCCTTAACGGGATCTCCTTCACGACTTTGTGACAAAATGGCTTGCAAAGCGGACATATCAGCTGTTGGTGTGGCATTGACCGACACCAGGCGGTCGCCCGGCTTCAAGCCGATCCGCTCTCCGGTGCCACCGATGACTTCAACTACCATCAGTCCCGTAATCGCGACCCCGGTGCCATCCGGGGCTTCGTCCTGTTCCGGCGGATCGCTTTCAAACTGCGTGCCCATCCAGGCTCGCTTCCGCAACTCCTGAACACTACTGTCATCCGGAAGCTCTTGAATGCTGTTGCGGAGCTCCGCAGGGTGGTGATTCGCTTCCGTCGATGAAGACCACGCCGGCAGACAAAAAGTGAGCATCATCAGTAATAGAAAAGAATAACGTACAATGTTGGATGTCATGCCATACCTCTCTTCGGGTTACAAATACTTGAATAAGCCGGACAGCATCATCGCCGACTCTGCTTTTTAAACGGACTTTCAATATTGCAGCATGATGCCTTCACCCTTGTTCGCCGCTATCAGGGCCATACCGCCGGCACATTCCGGAATGTTCCGGCACCTTTTCGGGCTCATGCAATTCCACATCATACGTGCAGGATCCGGATTAGTTTCCGATAAATGAGAACCGAGCGGCCGTACGCATGGATGGGCTTATAAGCAGTCGGACAAAAATGGACCTGGTTACGGAGAGTCGGATAGCGAAACTGACTCCGGGCAGCTTTCCGCAACAGATGTCAGGCTGCAACCTGTAATGCGTAGTCGCTTCGTTTTCTGCCACACAAAAGTGAGGCATACCGCACAGGGTGGGGTTCACTACTGAGGTTTTCGGGCAACGATATACTCGTACGCGTAGTAATCCGAGTACCGCTTGTGAAGCTCCGGCTCCCGGGCCATTTCGTCCACAATCGACAGGATGGCGGGCTCACCGGCATATTTCGTCCTGAGTTCCTGGATTCGGGCCTTCATAGGTGTGTAGAAGTCATCCCACCAGGCTTCATCCGGCAACATAAAGTGCCCGATGAGTTCGAAACCGCATTCTGTCACTCTCCGGATGGCCTCTTCCAGCCGGCCCATAGTCGGGTAATCCGCTTCAAAACCCGCTTTAAGTTCCGCGGGGGGATCATCTTTTCGCCATATGGCCTCGGTAAAAACAAGCCGGCCGCCCGGACGCAGCAGCTTGTGGCAAACCGGCAGCGAAGTATCAAGTCCGACGCTGTACAACGCCCCCTCCGACCAGATGAGGTCGAAATGTTCCGGTGGCAGCTCCGGCCGGGCCATATCCCCGATCTGTGCCTTCACCCTCCCGGAGAATCCTTTTTTGGCAATTACGGCATTCAATTGCTCGATGAAAGGCGTATGGTTATCCATTGCCAGAATAGTGCCGCCCGTCATTTCGGCAAGATAACAGGTCTGTGCACCCGTGCCGCAGCCCATGTCCAGGACTTTCGGTGCCTCAGGAAGTCCCGCACACATCTCAAGCGCTTTTTCGGCACTGGCACGATTGCCCGGTCCCTGCCTTGGCAAGCTCTCATACAGCTCGAAAAACAATGATTCAAATTGCGGATCATTCATGTTTATTCTCTTATTGATGGACGGCCATTGCAAAAGTCTTGCGATTGAGACTTCTCCCCCGCTCTATTTTATCAGGCTGAGCGTTCTGGTTTCGGCGAAAGCTCCGGCACGCAACGTGTAGAAATACACCCCGCTTGAAAGCGCACGGGCATCGAATACGACCGTATGAAACCCGGGCTGCATGCGGTCTGATACCAACGACTCAACCCTCTGGCCCAGAAGGTTGTAAACATTCAGCTCGACATGGGATTCGTGCGGAATACCAAATGAAATACTGGTCGACGGATTAAACGGGTTGGGATAATTCTGGCTCAGGGAAAACTCTCTGGGAGTCCCCGGTTCCTCACCGGCGGATACGGCCGTTATCGTCGCCTCGTTGCTGTAAATGGACTCGGCCGATCCCGCATAGGCTTTGACCCGGTAGGTGTAGGCAGTGAGACTCTCCAATCCGTCGTCAACATAGCGGTACCCGGACTCGATCGGCTCGGTACCGATAACGGAAAAAACCGACTCAGCTTCTGATGCGCGTTCGATGATAAATCCCTCTGCGATGCTGGAGTTGTCGTTCCAGGTGAGGGTGATCTCGTTGGTGCGGGAGGTATGAAGCTCAAGATCCGACGGACCCAAAACCAGGGTGAAAGACATTGTTTCGCTCCATGGACTCGTTCCCGACAAATTATTTGAACGGACGCGAAAGTAGTAGGCTACCCCCTC
This genomic window contains:
- a CDS encoding alpha/beta fold hydrolase, which encodes MTSNIVRYSFLLLMMLTFCLPAWSSSTEANHHPAELRNSIQELPDDSSVQELRKRAWMGTQFESDPPEQDEAPDGTGVAITGLMVVEVIGGTGERIGLKPGDRLVSVNATPTADMSALQAILSQSREGDPVKAVIVRDGEELVLEDAFASRGYETHPGSEVIYTSAPFRDGLLRVIINKPPGETPMPAMLFIPGYTCTSIEYWQDNHPYKRILDAYVEAGYVTLRIEKSGLGDSWNTPECESTDLLDEVENFEQGLKKLKTLPYVDPSRIIIYGHSMGGVIAPALSARYDVAGVIVYGTSALSWFEYMTGLARVQNQLAGMDPITHEQSVVDRYELNYRFFIKGEALEELAADPRLDSLLQSTMGYDGGGRIYGRNAEYWRQIQDEPHLENWRNTTAQVLVQFGESDFQAYSLSAHEQIVRTVNYFHPGNATLMVYPLTDHYFAKSGTMQEAYDKLVGGHVLQLFDEYNPEVGKSIIRWSNEVIGK
- a CDS encoding FISUMP domain-containing protein, whose product is MRYVFPTVSIQTVILILLAFLFRSTSERYEVTGVLADQDQVPVSGVPVMLFNENNEHIASDETDSQGRFTLVYQPVSTSSGSADGSEMPSEFALGASYPNPFNPRTTVPFHAPENTQAEIALYNILGQQVLRSRADVSAGNHEIQINLGGGLAQGQYILRVRGNGYSVTQKMTFISAGVGGGTPEIRVRQGGRLSSRISGDMNQVEMDIQYRIVVEQTDRFQGMAFAVTAFEDVDLGSVIIVAREDNGLWPRDAVTKVMPVTNPVTGRVWMDRNLGASRAATSSSDEEAFGDFYQWGRAADGHQKRDSYSVDELSSSDQPGHGDFIDIMDSPWDWRVPQNDFLWQGVNGTNNPCPPGYRIPTEEEWDEERQSWSTHNADGAFESPLKLPQANGRGFMGAWGNYWSSSVVGIFSRRQEFNDVRAYMSDFNRGGGISVRCIKDSEVVNPDENALYLYISPDGGGMVVGAGDYTEGTVVDIDAIDRDGYTFLNWTGDIAYVDNPGSASTTVNMPGYDISITANFGEDAYVDWPRDTETEVVEITSPATGQVWMDRNLGASRAATSSTDSLAYGNLYQWGRAADGHEKRTSSSVRRLSDYDDPGHDSFILSDAGANWDWRSPPNDNLWQGLDGTGNPCPPGFRIPTREEWEAELESWSSEDDEGAMNSPLKLPMPGFRGGGHGMLSSVGTFAGYWASTVSGTSATQLRFNEHNASLFDEGSRAGGNPVRCIKD
- a CDS encoding serine hydrolase codes for the protein METGMIQSRIEERFRKQVKADKKVKNAYLLVHSDRHGIHMNLAEGHTDGVEAHPDQPHYMASAGKLFTATVVAILHEQGVLSFDDPIARHLNNELMDGLHIYRGKDYSDAITIRHLLQQSSGLADVFWPLLKQIMQEPRRLSPREAILWGKEHLRPKARPGTKHVYTDTNYYLLGLIVEQVTGRPFHEALHRYIFDPLQMKHAYMQGYSEPAEPSAYPRARYYVNGLDPSTLEGFYQIDYAGGGVVATSEEYLAFIRALIGSRLVRKETLDRMRSDNLPMGFPQFNIRYGYSIWTFTSIPLLMPEAYSCWGCVGVTGSYLMHHPATGAFVVLGFNDVSYRSKAFRFMLSNVIKPLL
- a CDS encoding alpha/beta hydrolase, with amino-acid sequence MARVLYTLLALFLLFLFWLFRPGLTPPDVSVPEELPELTFQVDQVDREIQRREERAGRLRPGNEARVVWYEPLRGQTAQCAVLYIHGFTASYMEGYPLHEQTAEALGCHLYVARLHGHGMDTDAPLADMQPDSLLADAVHALAVANLLGEEVAVIGTSMGGMIALHLASRHPESADALVLLSPLIEFAGWSSFLFDKPWGQRIMKLILGGSYIESVPESDEHEMYWYTRYRKEALMALKTMRNSLLTEDVYGHITQPVFAGYYYRDEDHQDDVVSVSAIRGIEEKLGTPPEHRRFVAFPDADSHVLSSKYRTDSYGAVTDSVVGFLKQYIGHRADDQMP
- a CDS encoding class I SAM-dependent methyltransferase, with amino-acid sequence MNDPQFESLFFELYESLPRQGPGNRASAEKALEMCAGLPEAPKVLDMGCGTGAQTCYLAEMTGGTILAMDNHTPFIEQLNAVIAKKGFSGRVKAQIGDMARPELPPEHFDLIWSEGALYSVGLDTSLPVCHKLLRPGGRLVFTEAIWRKDDPPAELKAGFEADYPTMGRLEEAIRRVTECGFELIGHFMLPDEAWWDDFYTPMKARIQELRTKYAGEPAILSIVDEMAREPELHKRYSDYYAYEYIVARKPQ